The genome window GTGTTTTGTCATTTCCGTGCcttttgttttatataaaattaaatttaaaattttaaaatttttttaccttttatttttaatttttttaaattcaccgatttttgaccgactttttctgattaatcccgattttgaccgattaatcccgattttgaccgattttcagaaaaaacgattttttcaccgattatcgcttaatcgagacggtggccgaccgaacagcgattaatcggcgattaatcccgattaatcaccgacttttagaacactggtgcatattgaaaatgatttatttataaaatcaaaatgtatCCACTTCATATCATAAAATGACAATCCTAATACTTAAACAATTTAAGATTACAATTCATAATGACAACAAATTGCAAAACCGACGTATCCACTTCATATCATAAAACAACAAACCCAATATTTAAACAATTTAGGATTGCAATTCATAATGACAACAAATTACGGAACCGACGGGGATGGATTAAATAAGAAGGAATCAAGTAAATTAGAGAAAATGTGCTGACGGTTATTATCCAAATTTGATATTTCACGTTCGTGTAAGTTGGTGTAAGATTTCAAAGTTTTGTGCTTTAATTTGATTTGCATCGATCTCTCTCTTCTCACGCCTTCAATCTTGTCATTTGTGAAAGTGATCGGTTTTTAATTTCTTCATTTATTTCCTCCATCAGACTTCACACATCAACTGTCACCGACAACTGAGAAATGTTTAGGCGAGTTCTATGTGAAGAAGACCATGCTAAGATATTGCATTAATATTGTATCGCACACTATTTTATTTATCGTATATCAAGTCGGAATCTTCATAAAAATTGCTGCTTGATTTGGTAACAATAAATCAAACGTCCCCGTTTGATAAACAAAATGGGCAACcgtcttatatttttttaagcaGGCATCGAAAGGAaagtaaaacaaaacaaaaaaacctAGCCACTCCACCGTCTCAAAACAAAGACAAGCCCGTTTCTTTGAACACACACAGTTGAGTCTTGAAATTCGCAACGAAAAATGAGCGACAATGCATACTGGAGATACGCTGAAGCAACGAGGCAACCGAATGGCCCTGCCGCTCTTCAACCCGTTCTTGGCAAACGCCCCCACCCTGAATATGGTTCAATTTTCATCTCTTTACATCTTTACAACTCTGTCCATCTatctttttatgcaattataactTTTCTGATACTTAATTTCACAGATCTTTGTGTGATTTATGTGTTTATTGCATAAAGTTTCAATCTTTATCTTTATAGTTCTTGTTTTAGGTCAAATTGGGTTGTTGAATGGTGAAAGTTTGGATTTTTAGCTTCAGTTGTGGGGTGTTGGTGTCTGTTATATTTATGTTtgtgattttatgtgtaattgtTTGTTGTTAAGTGAATTTATTGATGTTTATGTGTTTATGGGGTCTATTGCGTAAAGTTGcgagttttttcttttttaatcgAAGAAAATAGGGTTTTGATTGTGAATTGTGTACTTTTTGTTATTTTGAGGAGTTGATTTGGTTGTTGGTCATGTTTGAATGGTAAAAGTGTGAATTTTTTGCTTTAATTGTGTATTTTTGTAGTTCTTGTTTTTGGTCGTATTTGCTGATTGGATGTAAAAGTTTGGATTTTTAGCGTGTTATAGGTATGTTCGCAATTGTAATTTTAATTGTCTGTATGTTGATGTGAATTAATGGGTTTGTATGGCAAGctttattttattatcaatGAAGAACTAGGGTTTCAGTTGATAATTGTGTAGTTCCTGTGATTTTGTGGAGTTGATTTGGTTATTTGTCATGTTTGAAtggtaaaattttcaatttttacctTTAATTGAGGGCTGTTGATATATGTAAGTAAATTTGTGTAAATTAATGTGTACCAAGTGCTCTTGTTCTGCGGATAAAGAAACAGACGTGGACATAGTTTGCAACTTTGCCCTAGTCCATCAAAATCCATTTGAGTACAATCTTGTAGCATATTACCACACCGGCTCCCTTGTAATTATTGAGGGGACTTATTACTTGCAACCTTGTATAATATCTAGGCATACCTGCTCCCGTTTATTTATAGAGGGTTTCTATGTGTTTGATTGCCGAACATATTGTAGTTGTTTTGGCGGTCATTTTCTGCTACACCTTTTAGGACTtcatttttctttgttttttgaaGATGATAAccttgtttgtttttgtttgctACGTTGTCCTGTAGATGTTCCTGCTGGCCATGACTTACCCAACTATTATGGTCGTGATGATGGAAGAGGAGCACCCCGTGTTATGAAAGAAGCGGATTCTCTTGGTGCATCCTACGATCGTTATCTTCGTGGCGTGGTACATATGATTTTCTCATTAAATTTATAAGACCCAACTTCATCATCATGTGTAGTTCTTATATACTCCTTTGTGTGCCAGCAAATGGATTCTTACTCTAGGGGAGAGCCTGCCAGAGTGATTAGTGGTGGACTAAGTAGTCGGCCCATTGAGGATCCTCGCATTATGGGTATTGGGGCCTCAGATTTAGCAAAACACCAGGCGGTTGGAGTTGGAAGACCTGAGCATCCTCTACCTCCGGATGCTAGTCCTACATTATATGTGGAAGGCTTACCTGCGAATTGTACTCGCAGAGAAGTAGCCCGTATCCTTTGTAGCTTGTAAAAGCACATGTTGAGCATGTTTTCAGTTTTTTGTTTCTATTTCTGTTCCTTCACTTGGGATTGCAGATATCTTTCGCCCTTTTGTAGGTTACAAAGAAGTCAGACTTGTGACGAAGGATTCAAGACATGTAAGAGTATATATCCGTGCATATGTATTagatgattatatatatgtatactagAGTATTCTGACAACGGTTTATCGGTTATGCAGTCTGGGGGTGATCCTTTGGTGCTCTGCTTTGTTGATTTTCTGAGTCCAGCTCATGCAGCCACTGCCATGGATGCATTACAAGGTAAGCTTGATGTCTTTATCCTTGCAGATCTGAGCCATAATATACATAATGTtgctttatatatgtatatgatgtACCATTTATTTTGCATGAAGTTAGTTATCCAGGTTGTGCGAGGGTACACCGTTAAGCATTGTACTATAGTGAACAAAACAATGATGATTATTATCACTTTCATTTTGCGATTGTAGTTGCCTTCCTGTTTAGGTTGACTTCTGGCAGATTATTATGCAAAGATGGCAACCTGTCACCTTTCTGATCATGTTTGAGAAGTTAGAACTTGAACAGTTAATGTATTGACATGAATATACCATTTTATATAGTACATGGAAACACATAATTTAATTGAAGATACACAAAATGACAAAAGCAAAATAATAAACGCAGTCAATATATGGCAACTTATGTGCACAATACTAATACCCGTTCTTACGCTTGTGAAGTGCTTACTGCGCAACATCTTTTTTAGAAGAACATAAATGAGTTGAAGTATGTCATATATAATCATCTTTATATACACTAGCAACTATGGTTTAGTACCCGTAGGTTCTCTGAGAATTACAAACTAAACGTAGAAGTTGGAACAGGTATGCGTTTACCCACAAATATCTTACCTAGAGACCACATTAAGTGATGCATGGCATTAGGATGGATTGCATATTATCTAATTATATATTCAGTGAGTAATCATACTTCAGTTTATTTACCATCTTAAACATCAGTGAGTATGGAATATTCAGTATCTGTGTAATTAATAATGGGAAGGACGCATAATTACCAGTTGAAAATTGTCAATTAGAGAATGAAGATTATTATAATGTATATTTGCTGGCCTCTCTGTGATTCTTCTCGTAAGCAGTCGATTTAATGAAATGGATTAATATTCCTTCCTCTAAATCCACCTCACATTACAATTATATGGTCTGCCCTGATTCAACGAGTTCTTGTCAAGAGTTTTCATGCTGTTCGTTGTGCCCTCCCAGAGAAGATGCTTGATCAAAGCGAATCTGCATAAAGTAGTCAATTGAAACATTAGAGCGCCAAGTGCCACATCTGAACAAAAGATGACGGGCTTCGTGATGATTAACAAAGGTTCCTGATGAAATAAAGCTTCTCTCTTGTATGATTTGAGAGGCCCGTCTGCCCATATATGCACATGTCCCTTTTCCAGTTATTGTTCCAGGCGTATCAGGAAATCGTCAGTAGAAATTAGCTCTTATGTGCTTGTGTACTTACGCCGGAAGTGATGATTGCACGTGTAGTAACCTTTTTGCTGATGACCATATTAGCCTTTTTCGAGTAATTAGTTTCAAGGCGTAAAAGGAAGTCAAACTTAATTTTGCAGGTTATAGATTTGATGAGCATGACCGAGACTCCGTTAATTTAAGGCTGCAGTTTGCTCGCTATCCTGGTGCAAGGTCAGGTGGCGGGCATCGTGGAAGGCGTTGAATTATGCAATTTGACAggtgataaaaattatttccacgTGTACGACCGTTTGCTATTGGTCGCAATTAGGTTTTGGTGAAACTCGACCATGAAACGTTTGAACTAAATTTTGAAACGACTATTCTGTGTAGGCCCACTCGAGTCGGGAGATTTACTGTTAGGAGCGACATGACAACGATCGCGGGTTCACTATGTTAGGAATGGCATGTTTCGTGTGGGTGCGTGATATTCGAGAGATGATGATTGCTCGAACACCTTTTTTTCTTTATCGTACTTTTAGTCCTTCGCCTTCAGTTAAATCTTATACATTGCAAAATTGCAGGCgtgtaaaattataatctaagaATGTTGTCTTTGTGATATTTTGAAGTTGTTGGTCTTTAGCTATTAtctattttaatgaatttataaattcagaATGGAATGGGTAGTTCTCATAAGAGTTCTCAGCTTATTGTGCTCTATTATTCTGAAGTCCTGCGACGATGGATGCTTCCAGCTTTCCACTCATGTGATGCAGGACTCCTAGATAGCTTAGTTGTTAATTAcacattacacacacacacacacacacacacacacacaccccagTATAGCATATGCTGCTTATGTTTCCTCttcattattttttcttgatgctccatgtgtatatgtatgtatgtatgtgtgtttgtgtgcgtgtgtgtcAATTAAGATTTAAATGGCTCCACCGTTGGTAAAACTTTGATGTATAACATCTAGCCCTCAAACTTTTTTGTCAGTTGTTTGATGAGGTTCTTGTTGTGGATGTATTTTGGTGTTTCAACATGACATAATTCTTAAGATTACTTGCGGTTTATGTTATTGCTTTTTGAGTCCTTGCACATTAATTCTTGCAGCTGATTTCTTGAATTTATATGTACGATTAAGGTCTAGTAAAAAAACTTGTCTATGGCCATTACCAACTTCTCGATTATGATGTACAAAGATACTTGATATAAGACATCAGTTAAAAGTTTAGAGGAAGCTTGCAAATATCAAGATCTTGAAAGGATTATTGTTCCTGATGATTTTAGGAGCAACATCGAGTTTGGAAGGATGAGTCAGGATTTGGGACACTGTGCATTGCAAATATCATGCTTTTGATAGGATTATCTATGAATTACCCTTGATCGATGACTAAATGGCTAGACAAGAAATTTCTTACGGGAAAACATATTGCATCTATTATTAATAGTAATAGGGCTCATATCCATCCAAGATTCTTACCCCACTTGACTAAATGGCTAGACATGCACCGGTGTACTAATTGTGTAGTAACAAACATAGAAGTTTGTATTCCTAGTATTAGCTGTGTTTTACAGCAACTAGCGATTCATTATGTTCATATGTGAGATGGTCATACTGTGTTTTGGTGTGAACAGGTGATTCCTTTTATGAATTTTGGGATGATGTCTGATTTATTCCCCAGGTGTATATAGCCAGGGTCACAAATGTTTGCACATTTGGAGCCGATTGATGTTTTGCTAGGCTGAGAATTTACAGATCTGAGTTCCGACTTGCTAGTTAAAATGCATAGTTGAGAATTTACAGGTCTGAGTTCTGACTTGCTAGTTAAAATGCATAGTTACTAGTGAGAGGCAATTGTAATCGTAGGTCAGAATGTTCAATTGTTATTGTAGCTTATGGTAACTGAAGTCAGAAGAGCCCCATAGAAACTGAAGTTGAAGAGAAACAAACAGTTGAATGTGTTAATATCTAGGCAACTTCCGTTTAGTTATTAGTATGTAATGGTGAtgttttttttagaatttggtTCATCTTCCAAAAGGgcaaaaaattgtatataagaCCGTACATGTTCTCATCTTCCTTGTTCCGATTAGCATCTTCCTCGTTCTGTTTAGCGGAGGTCGATGTATTTCATATCCACAAAGGACCCTTGCAAGCATCATGTTGTAATTACAGGGCCTAATATTAGAATCTGCAGTCTTCGGTTATAGCCTAATGCTAGAAGCCGTCCGAGGCAACGCAACGCTGGAAACAATGAGAGCATGGAAGGCTTGAAATTTGTACGTTTAATGtgataaaatacatattttctgTTCGAGTTGATCTATATAAAATTCTTTGTTCTATTGTACGAACCAAAACCTATGAATCTATAAGAATGGGTATTAGTAGTAATGTGTAGTCAAGAAATTACTTTTACTTTGAAGTaggcattttttttttaattttgaattccCTTTAAAATGTATCTTCTTTTACATTTCTAaacgaaaaaaatattaacaaataaatgaaatttctaaaatattcgtatcataaagaaaacaaagaagCAAGCCGTCATTCTTACTTGTCGCACAtcaaatttgtatttaattcaTCTTTAATTTTACATGCTTTATGTTTGGGCTAATATTATTCGcaaaatttacaattatctATCCTCGTTTCTTAGCGCATTGTTCTGGACGCGTAATGCTTGCTGTAAAAATATAAGTTGGTAATATATTAGTGCCTAAAAATTACGTCTATATGGCAAATCAAACACCCGCAATTTACAGAATTAAAACAATTAGGTTTCTTTTTTTCAAAGCGGTACGAAACAATAGTCTATAGgaaaattattaacatatatcCAATTAATTcgttttcctttttttttggcTATATATATCACGTGCCACAAATCTTATCTCAATTTTCTCcaaataaatgattaattttaattggatggttTATTTTCATACAAGAAGTCCTattatcaatcaatatatataaagaaggatgcgggcgtctctagaattgttcgattcagtcttctgatttttcttaaatttcggagagaaaatatagttataattcaaaaaatcaggttcaagaattctaaaagtaatacaactcttttcttatcgaattctaaagatgatacaattcttttcttatttagtatttcttattgaattctaaagatgagacaattattttcttatttagtaatcctaatagaaataggattatatttattcaaactaacaaaatcatagataaaatacaatttatatttaagatttgtaaggtaatacgtacaattgttattatcgatttagtcttataattttcttaaatttcgaatagaaaataaaggatggtaaagataataatcattaaaaaaaaactgatagcaacaaaaattagaaccataaaagaataataatttttaactaatatat of Daucus carota subsp. sativus chromosome 3, DH1 v3.0, whole genome shotgun sequence contains these proteins:
- the LOC108215105 gene encoding RNA-binding protein 1 isoform X1, coding for MSDNAYWRYAEATRQPNGPAALQPVLGKRPHPEYDVPAGHDLPNYYGRDDGRGAPRVMKEADSLGASYDRYLRGVQMDSYSRGEPARVISGGLSSRPIEDPRIMGIGASDLAKHQAVGVGRPEHPLPPDASPTLYVEGLPANCTRREVAHIFRPFVGYKEVRLVTKDSRHSGGDPLVLCFVDFLSPAHAATAMDALQGYRFDEHDRDSVNLRLQFARYPGARSGGGHRGRR
- the LOC108215105 gene encoding RNA-binding protein 1 isoform X2, whose translation is MSDNAYWRYAEATRQPNGPAALQPVLGKRPHPEYDVPAGHDLPNYYGRDDGRGAPRVMKEADSLGASYDRYLRGVQMDSYSRGEPARVISGGLSSRPIEDPRIMGIGASDLAKHQAVGVGRPEHPLPPDASPTLYVEGLPANCTRREVAHIFRPFVGYKEVRLVTKDSRHSGGDPLVLCFVDFLSPAHAATAMDALQGDSFYEFWDDV